In Gimesia benthica, a single window of DNA contains:
- a CDS encoding glycerophosphodiester phosphodiesterase family protein, with translation MRHSLYCMLAVCLMTLYSPLAWSFPAESDPGAAVDTLQQIVAHRGASSDRPENTLSALQRAIELKATAVEIDVRTSKDGTLFLLHDAKLDRTTDGTGVATELTMPQLKQLDAGSAFNKEYANERIPTLGEALQLCRGKINVLLDLKEQGTAYAEAVAKTVREQGDPRQTIVGVRSLEQAQLFRKLLPQAKQLGFIPDPASIDDFAQAGVEYIRLWPRWLDDESLVPAIKRQGVKLHLNGSTGNPDEIIPLLKHNPASLLVDDVATLQATLKQLKASQKVSATLNDLIEKTAGSPLVPGVSGVDTTTFLNRDYRMIAVPKELQGQPRYLFDGGSGQRVELQFKKPTVVFAAFEYNNTGAWSFSQGRSPRDHGWRKLDNAAYRGTSNGTVKDKPHFASIYYCEFQAGQKLSGMPPWWLCLAIMDANAARQVSGFQAGTSEPITVPSTYSYEAEATRARPLHVPEFQNKRQWAQWQETQRQAFQKQLVYPYPGKLAIKPVGAALNRGTFRQQEFAVDHDGQRIFRFFRLAPPSQPEKKLPTIVCFMGHGKVSQILSEPNSYQHACAAQFAELGYLVYAMENVGMEPGSDRHHELDHLLRLDGYSWYGLLFAHQQILLQHVFADPQVNPAKVGATGVSTGGLLALSAAAFEPRIAATSVQGIFGSMRVSFIRDRQRHCHCGAIPGLLPAFDLPEMALLVAPRPLHISNAVSDGFSPAEAKRCIKLITPLYQQVGGKTPEFSAPPGHHEFAFQEALQFFTNTIGKPE, from the coding sequence ATGAGACACTCACTTTACTGCATGCTGGCAGTCTGTCTGATGACGCTGTATTCCCCCCTGGCCTGGAGCTTCCCGGCAGAATCGGATCCGGGAGCAGCCGTCGACACTCTTCAACAGATCGTGGCACATCGCGGCGCCAGCAGTGACCGACCCGAGAACACCCTGTCCGCCTTACAGCGGGCCATCGAGTTGAAAGCGACAGCCGTCGAGATTGATGTGCGGACCAGCAAAGATGGCACGCTCTTTCTGCTCCACGATGCCAAACTCGACCGCACCACCGACGGCACCGGAGTCGCCACCGAATTGACCATGCCTCAACTAAAACAGCTCGACGCCGGTTCTGCATTCAACAAAGAATACGCAAACGAACGAATCCCCACTCTGGGAGAAGCCCTGCAGCTCTGTCGGGGAAAAATCAACGTACTGCTGGACCTCAAGGAACAGGGCACCGCTTATGCCGAAGCGGTCGCGAAAACGGTGCGCGAACAGGGCGATCCGCGGCAGACCATCGTTGGCGTCAGAAGCCTGGAACAGGCACAGCTGTTTCGCAAACTGCTACCCCAGGCGAAGCAACTGGGCTTCATTCCTGATCCCGCATCCATCGACGACTTCGCCCAGGCAGGCGTGGAATATATCCGCCTCTGGCCCCGCTGGCTCGACGATGAGTCACTCGTCCCCGCCATCAAACGTCAGGGAGTCAAACTGCACCTCAACGGCTCCACAGGCAACCCGGATGAAATCATCCCCCTGCTCAAACACAACCCCGCTTCGCTGCTGGTTGATGACGTCGCCACTCTGCAGGCCACGTTAAAGCAACTCAAAGCCAGCCAGAAAGTCTCCGCGACGCTGAATGATCTGATTGAGAAAACCGCAGGCTCGCCACTCGTCCCCGGAGTCAGCGGCGTGGATACGACCACATTTTTGAATCGCGATTACCGGATGATCGCGGTACCCAAGGAACTCCAGGGACAGCCTCGCTATCTGTTTGATGGCGGTAGCGGTCAGCGTGTCGAACTGCAGTTCAAAAAGCCAACCGTGGTCTTCGCGGCGTTTGAATACAACAACACCGGTGCCTGGTCATTTTCCCAGGGACGCTCTCCCCGCGACCATGGCTGGCGAAAACTCGATAACGCCGCCTATCGGGGCACGAGCAATGGCACCGTGAAAGACAAACCTCACTTCGCTTCGATCTATTACTGTGAATTCCAGGCCGGCCAGAAACTCTCGGGAATGCCCCCCTGGTGGTTATGCCTGGCGATCATGGACGCGAACGCCGCCCGTCAGGTTTCCGGTTTTCAGGCAGGCACCTCCGAGCCAATCACCGTGCCTTCCACTTACTCTTACGAGGCCGAAGCCACCCGCGCCCGTCCGCTGCACGTACCCGAATTCCAGAACAAGCGTCAATGGGCCCAGTGGCAGGAGACGCAACGCCAGGCCTTCCAGAAACAGCTCGTCTATCCCTATCCGGGAAAGCTGGCAATCAAACCAGTGGGGGCAGCCTTAAATCGAGGCACGTTCCGTCAACAGGAATTCGCAGTCGACCATGACGGCCAGCGGATCTTTCGCTTCTTCCGTCTCGCTCCTCCGTCTCAGCCGGAAAAAAAGCTGCCGACCATCGTCTGTTTCATGGGGCATGGTAAAGTCAGCCAGATCCTCTCCGAGCCGAACAGCTATCAGCATGCCTGTGCCGCGCAGTTTGCCGAACTGGGATACCTCGTCTATGCGATGGAGAACGTCGGTATGGAACCGGGCAGCGACCGGCACCATGAACTGGATCACCTGTTACGCCTGGATGGTTATAGCTGGTACGGCCTGCTGTTTGCCCACCAGCAGATCCTGCTGCAGCACGTGTTTGCGGACCCGCAGGTGAATCCGGCCAAAGTCGGTGCGACCGGCGTCTCGACAGGGGGACTGCTCGCGCTCTCCGCCGCCGCCTTCGAACCGCGAATCGCAGCCACTTCCGTCCAGGGAATCTTCGGCAGCATGCGCGTCTCCTTCATCCGTGACCGTCAGCGCCACTGTCACTGCGGCGCCATTCCCGGCCTGCTCCCCGCGTTCGACCTCCCCGAGATGGCCCTGCTGGTCGCCCCCCGTCCGCTGCATATCTCCAACGCGGTCTCCGACGGCTTCAGCCCCGCCGAAGCGAAACGCTGTATCAAGCTGATCACTCCCCTGTATCAACAGGTCGGAGGCAAAACCCCCGAATTCAGCGCGCCCCCCGGACATCACGAATTCGCATTTCAGGAAGCATTACAGTTTTTCACAAACACCATCGGCAAGCCGGAGTAG
- a CDS encoding DUF1549 domain-containing protein translates to MSAANAADISPEMMKFFENEVRPLLAEHCWSCHGDKEQKGDLRLDTRGHILLGGESGTSVVPGKPEKSLLIEAVRYESYEMPPAGKLSEKQIKILEKWVALGAPWPGADDTVPLRKEQGPRFTAEDRAWWAIQPLQAVTVPAATGEWSKNEIDRFIFARQKKQGLTPAPEADRESLIRRVYFDLHGLPPSPQEVQEFVQDQRSDAYERLVDRLLASPRYGERWARHWLDVVRYADSDGYRADGYRSNAWRYRDYVIRSLNEDKPYSQFVQEQLAGDELFPGEVDAQIATGFLTHGIYEWNSRDVAGQWDIMLNELTDTVGDVFLGVGMQCARCHDHKFDPVLQKDYFQLRAFFEPILIETAQEVGTPEQLEQYRSDMSAWEQATKAIREELAELEEPYRKKARAVIISFPPDIQAMIHKPEEKRSPREQQLVELAWRQVEHNYRNLDKQFKGETKEKILALRRKLAKFDQLKPEPLPLAQQVRDVGGKAPQTRIPKKRTECEPGFLTILETPADGYYGSPQPGTTSRRTALARWLTQDSNPLSTRVIVNRIWQYHFGKGLAPHSSDLGRLGGPPSHPELLDWLTQQFLDGDWRFKSLHRLIVTSATYRQSTQHPREASMFALDPANKFYWSAETRRLDAEQIRDSILAVTSQLDLKAGGPGVTPSVPRRSIYLRMMRNSRDPLLQVFDLPRFFTSVSARDTTTSPVQSLQLFNSQQMLRYADQLAQRAFQEAAAVPSADQEELALRRAWQIAFGRPVTSGELSQAREFLDRESKLLSEQKPTVDLQQFETATMPYRNGQSVVFHADQPSSFYVADNRRLTPNDFTIEAYFQIKSVYDSGAVRTIVSKWSGKVSEPGWLFGVTGRGSRRKPQTLVFRTYGKKRNGKIGDEIVFSDQHIEFNTPYYAAVSFHVTGERAGSIDFFLKDLSNDDEQLGKITKQHQTVEVHDNRLALAIGRMVQNKNSLFDGLIDEVRLSSAALDVPSLLYTQESITEKTLGYWRFDPVPGMFEDSSSHQYDITRDDRPTAASDPRRAAFADLCHILLNSNEFLYVD, encoded by the coding sequence ATGTCTGCGGCGAACGCCGCTGATATCTCGCCGGAAATGATGAAGTTCTTCGAGAACGAAGTCCGCCCGTTGCTGGCGGAACATTGCTGGTCCTGTCATGGGGACAAGGAACAGAAGGGGGACCTGCGACTTGATACACGCGGCCACATTCTGCTGGGAGGCGAGTCGGGCACTTCGGTGGTTCCCGGCAAGCCGGAGAAAAGTCTGCTGATTGAGGCGGTGCGCTATGAATCGTACGAAATGCCGCCCGCGGGTAAACTTTCCGAGAAGCAGATTAAGATCCTCGAAAAATGGGTTGCGCTGGGTGCGCCCTGGCCCGGGGCCGACGATACGGTTCCACTGCGCAAAGAGCAGGGCCCCCGGTTTACCGCAGAAGACCGCGCCTGGTGGGCGATTCAGCCTCTACAGGCTGTGACGGTCCCTGCCGCGACCGGCGAATGGAGCAAAAACGAAATCGACCGGTTTATCTTCGCTCGTCAAAAAAAGCAGGGGTTGACGCCGGCACCGGAAGCGGATCGGGAGTCATTAATTCGGCGGGTTTATTTCGATCTGCACGGCCTGCCTCCCTCGCCACAGGAAGTGCAGGAGTTTGTGCAGGATCAGCGGTCTGATGCCTATGAGCGGCTGGTCGATCGTCTGCTGGCCAGTCCGCGTTACGGCGAACGCTGGGCCCGGCACTGGCTCGATGTGGTCCGCTACGCAGATTCCGACGGCTACCGGGCCGATGGCTATCGTTCGAACGCCTGGCGCTATCGCGATTATGTGATCCGGTCGCTGAATGAGGATAAGCCTTACAGTCAGTTCGTGCAGGAACAGCTGGCGGGGGACGAACTGTTTCCCGGTGAAGTCGATGCCCAGATAGCCACCGGCTTTCTGACGCACGGGATTTATGAGTGGAACAGCCGTGATGTCGCCGGTCAGTGGGATATCATGTTGAACGAATTGACGGATACGGTCGGCGATGTCTTCCTGGGAGTAGGGATGCAATGTGCCCGTTGTCACGATCACAAGTTCGATCCCGTCCTGCAGAAGGACTATTTTCAGTTACGCGCCTTCTTCGAACCGATTCTGATTGAGACCGCCCAGGAAGTGGGTACGCCGGAACAACTGGAACAATACCGCAGTGACATGAGTGCCTGGGAGCAGGCGACCAAAGCGATTCGCGAGGAGCTTGCGGAACTGGAGGAACCGTATCGGAAAAAGGCCCGGGCCGTCATCATCTCCTTTCCGCCTGATATCCAGGCGATGATTCACAAACCGGAAGAGAAACGATCTCCGCGGGAACAGCAGCTGGTCGAGCTGGCCTGGCGACAGGTAGAGCACAACTACCGGAATCTCGACAAACAGTTCAAGGGCGAAACGAAAGAAAAGATTCTGGCATTGAGACGTAAGCTGGCGAAGTTCGATCAACTGAAGCCGGAACCGCTGCCACTGGCACAGCAGGTCCGGGATGTCGGGGGGAAGGCACCTCAGACCAGGATTCCCAAGAAACGTACGGAATGCGAGCCCGGTTTCCTGACGATTCTGGAGACACCGGCGGACGGATATTATGGTTCGCCACAGCCGGGGACCACCAGTCGCAGGACTGCGTTGGCCCGCTGGCTCACGCAGGACAGTAATCCGCTGTCGACGCGGGTCATCGTCAATCGAATCTGGCAATACCATTTTGGCAAAGGGCTGGCGCCGCACAGCAGCGATTTAGGTCGACTGGGGGGGCCGCCTTCGCATCCCGAATTGCTGGACTGGCTGACGCAGCAGTTTCTGGACGGGGACTGGCGGTTCAAGAGTCTGCATCGTCTGATCGTCACTTCAGCCACCTATCGACAGTCGACGCAGCATCCACGGGAAGCCTCGATGTTCGCCCTCGATCCTGCCAACAAATTTTACTGGAGTGCAGAGACACGCCGCCTGGATGCGGAACAGATTCGCGATTCGATCCTGGCTGTGACCAGCCAACTGGATCTCAAGGCCGGCGGTCCCGGTGTGACTCCCAGCGTCCCCCGCCGGTCCATCTATTTACGGATGATGCGCAACAGCCGTGATCCGTTGTTGCAGGTGTTCGACCTGCCCCGGTTCTTCACCAGTGTGTCGGCCCGCGATACAACAACGTCTCCCGTGCAGTCACTACAGCTGTTCAACAGTCAGCAAATGCTGCGTTATGCTGATCAGCTTGCGCAACGGGCTTTCCAGGAAGCGGCCGCTGTTCCCTCAGCCGACCAGGAAGAGTTGGCTCTGAGGCGCGCTTGGCAAATCGCCTTCGGGAGACCGGTGACCTCCGGTGAACTGTCACAGGCCCGGGAGTTTCTCGATCGTGAATCGAAACTGCTGTCGGAACAGAAACCGACCGTCGATCTGCAACAATTCGAAACCGCGACGATGCCTTATCGCAACGGGCAGTCGGTGGTGTTTCACGCCGATCAGCCTTCTTCGTTCTACGTTGCCGATAACCGGCGGCTGACGCCGAATGATTTTACCATTGAAGCCTACTTCCAGATTAAGTCGGTCTATGACTCCGGGGCGGTGCGGACGATCGTTTCGAAGTGGAGCGGCAAGGTGTCTGAGCCGGGCTGGCTGTTTGGTGTGACGGGCCGCGGTTCGCGCCGGAAGCCACAAACGCTGGTCTTTCGGACCTATGGTAAAAAGCGGAATGGAAAGATCGGCGACGAGATTGTCTTTTCGGATCAGCATATTGAATTCAATACGCCCTACTATGCCGCGGTCAGTTTTCATGTGACGGGCGAACGGGCCGGCTCGATTGACTTCTTCCTGAAGGACCTTTCGAACGACGATGAGCAGTTGGGGAAGATTACGAAACAGCACCAGACTGTGGAAGTGCACGACAATCGTCTGGCGCTGGCCATCGGCCGCATGGTCCAGAATAAGAATAGCCTGTTTGACGGGCTGATTGACGAGGTCCGCCTGTCATCGGCGGCGCTGGATGTACCATCGCTGCTGTATACGCAGGAATCGATAACTGAGAAGACGCTGGGGTACTGGAGGTTCGATCCCGTGCCGGGCATGTTTGAGGACAGTTCGTCCCATCAGTATGACATCACGCGGGATGACCGGCCGACAGCAGCCAGTGATCCCCGTCGTGCGGCGTTCGCTGATCTGTGTCACATTCTGTTGAACTCCAATGAATTTTTATACGTTGATTGA
- a CDS encoding alpha/beta hydrolase domain-containing protein, with amino-acid sequence MNRLLQVLTITLVSCLLVGSLAAELTRFEILTREPFADGQKFGSVGEYERIKGRVYYELDPELPQNQNVVDLKLAPRNKAGRVELSADLLILAPKDLSKGNGALLYDVNNRGNLTALRMLNFASGGNDPQTQKQAGDGFLMREGFTYVSSGWDGELLPGSSRLSLVPPVIQQPITGKVRCEIVPGKDTTRTVVNWANHGSYRPTAQGLKEATLTHRLLASHPRVPIPRSEWKLHVTEVDSDSPAQLPKVELEYPAGLKKLQIYELIYEAQDPVVMGTGFTAVRDLVSALKQGTGEGNPLLVEGKPVIERAHSFGVSQSGRFLREMMYWGFNEDEAGQRVFEGIIPHVSGSGMGSFNHRFAQPTRHAGQHDHHDYPPDRFPFAYAAQKDPLSGLTEGILTRAEASGTAPLVMHTQSSSEYWNRSGSLSHTDPLGTTDVALPENVRIYIIGGTQHGPSRFTTEKGDGQTAPNPADYKPFLRALLLSLDNWAKEGTAPPASVYPKISEGTLVSWTQNATGFPQIPGIRYPGVIQQPSYLDFGPRWQKERIVDLQPPLPRGDYRVLVPRSGPDGNELGCLSAPEVAVPVATYASWRLRSENGPAANQLYSLSGSYIPFPLTKAEREQRGDPRASVEERYGTLEAYLEQLAAQCETYEKAGYLLQEDRERILQTQRERVAPLFVKINAKAESSEQGK; translated from the coding sequence ATGAATCGTTTACTGCAAGTCCTCACTATTACACTTGTCTCCTGTCTGCTTGTGGGATCGCTGGCTGCGGAGCTCACGCGCTTTGAAATTTTAACTCGCGAACCGTTTGCCGACGGTCAGAAATTTGGGTCAGTCGGAGAGTACGAACGGATTAAGGGCCGCGTGTATTATGAACTCGATCCCGAACTGCCACAGAATCAGAACGTTGTCGATCTGAAGCTGGCACCGCGCAACAAAGCGGGCCGCGTGGAACTGTCGGCGGATCTGCTCATCCTGGCACCGAAGGATTTGAGCAAAGGCAACGGGGCGCTGCTGTACGATGTCAATAACCGGGGCAATCTGACTGCGTTGCGGATGTTAAACTTCGCTTCGGGGGGTAATGATCCTCAAACGCAGAAACAGGCGGGTGACGGTTTTCTGATGCGAGAGGGCTTCACTTATGTTTCGAGCGGCTGGGACGGCGAACTGTTGCCGGGAAGCAGTCGTCTGAGCCTTGTTCCCCCGGTGATCCAGCAGCCGATTACTGGTAAGGTGCGTTGTGAAATCGTGCCGGGCAAGGATACCACGCGGACTGTCGTCAACTGGGCGAACCATGGTTCCTATCGTCCGACGGCTCAGGGGCTCAAGGAGGCGACGTTGACGCATCGGCTGCTGGCCAGTCATCCGCGGGTGCCGATTCCCCGTTCGGAGTGGAAACTGCATGTCACAGAAGTCGACAGCGATTCGCCCGCACAGCTGCCGAAAGTGGAACTCGAGTATCCGGCCGGACTGAAGAAGCTGCAGATCTACGAACTGATTTACGAAGCGCAGGATCCCGTCGTGATGGGAACCGGTTTCACCGCGGTACGCGATCTGGTTTCGGCTTTGAAACAGGGGACGGGAGAGGGGAATCCGTTGCTGGTCGAAGGTAAGCCTGTGATCGAGCGGGCGCACTCCTTCGGCGTCTCACAAAGCGGGCGTTTTTTACGCGAGATGATGTACTGGGGCTTCAATGAAGACGAAGCGGGGCAGAGGGTCTTTGAGGGGATCATTCCCCACGTCTCCGGATCCGGGATGGGATCGTTTAACCATCGCTTTGCCCAGCCCACCCGGCATGCGGGACAGCACGATCATCATGATTATCCGCCGGACCGTTTCCCCTTTGCTTATGCTGCCCAGAAAGATCCGCTGTCAGGTCTGACTGAGGGAATTCTGACCCGGGCCGAGGCCAGTGGCACTGCACCGTTGGTGATGCATACGCAGTCTTCTTCGGAGTACTGGAACCGGAGCGGATCACTCTCGCATACCGATCCTCTGGGGACTACTGATGTCGCGCTGCCTGAAAATGTGCGGATCTATATCATCGGAGGAACGCAGCATGGTCCGAGCCGATTCACAACCGAGAAGGGGGATGGTCAGACGGCTCCCAATCCCGCGGATTACAAACCGTTCCTGCGTGCGTTGCTGCTTTCGCTCGACAACTGGGCGAAAGAGGGAACCGCACCTCCGGCCAGCGTCTATCCGAAGATCAGCGAAGGGACGCTGGTGAGCTGGACTCAGAACGCCACCGGGTTTCCACAGATTCCCGGCATTCGCTATCCGGGAGTCATTCAGCAACCATCCTACCTGGATTTCGGTCCCCGCTGGCAGAAGGAACGTATCGTGGATCTGCAACCTCCCTTGCCGCGCGGCGATTACAGGGTGCTCGTTCCCCGTTCCGGTCCGGATGGGAATGAGCTGGGATGTCTGTCGGCTCCCGAGGTTGCGGTGCCGGTGGCCACTTATGCCAGCTGGCGCTTACGCAGCGAGAACGGTCCGGCCGCCAACCAGCTTTACAGTCTGTCGGGTTCGTATATTCCCTTTCCGCTGACAAAGGCTGAACGCGAACAACGGGGCGATCCCCGGGCGTCGGTCGAAGAACGCTATGGCACACTGGAAGCGTACCTCGAACAGCTGGCCGCCCAATGCGAGACTTATGAGAAAGCAGGCTATCTGCTGCAGGAAGATAGAGAACGGATTCTGCAAACGCAGCGTGAGCGGGTGGCACCCCTGTTTGTGAAAATCAATGCGAAAGCAGAATCGTCAGAGCAGGGTAAGTGA
- a CDS encoding FecR family protein has translation MPEKDQRDDAEFQRLLHRLADGPLDQTETEQLESLLLDQPERQTQYLELMCLDASLMELVEISRSVPDYHISHPQEKKSVPWGVWMLTVCAVACLVVAAVLFVSTGNELQQVVQQNDPVVQEETNQTANNQSPQEPFSKATLIAGHRAVFRGTRFPTLTGSRLRFAENYMLQDGMVKIRFASGAEVILQAPALFQVAQEEELVVNLGKCSVYAPEGAEGFKVSTPTSNVVDLGTRFSVTVAEDGASNVAVVDGEAEVSSLSDPRKKRLLKGETAYVGTDLNVMDGDREQSTQDYIDAIPDHLIAYEAVPDEQGRAKSLASVSVQRAGVQRIYQADDFILPVVNHYRPGSHAFGVVPAEAPAEEFNRFGPMNLLFASGFINPGGEKEVHQGEFQLGRNGTPGMNLVFKQPVVNGPGPDLIIFDAQSIAHSLEGDVFHLYPQTDHPTARPMTVRKYDIDGHSEQAQIMTGCRLTQLSSDFADDGTPLPIVARSQLVHQVPSRLFTVGIDLDDMQIPPGGSITGLFLQDAQDDADRIDPVVIVGLPPVK, from the coding sequence ATGCCTGAAAAAGATCAACGGGACGACGCGGAATTTCAGCGGCTGTTACACCGGCTCGCCGATGGTCCGCTCGATCAGACAGAAACAGAACAACTGGAGTCGTTGCTGCTGGATCAGCCGGAACGTCAGACACAGTACCTGGAACTGATGTGTCTCGATGCTTCCCTGATGGAGCTGGTGGAAATCAGCAGAAGTGTTCCCGACTATCACATCAGTCACCCGCAAGAAAAGAAATCGGTCCCCTGGGGCGTGTGGATGCTGACAGTTTGTGCTGTGGCCTGCCTGGTCGTGGCGGCTGTCCTCTTTGTCTCCACGGGCAATGAACTTCAGCAGGTAGTACAACAGAATGACCCGGTAGTTCAGGAAGAAACAAATCAAACTGCGAACAATCAATCGCCGCAGGAACCGTTTTCTAAAGCAACATTGATTGCAGGCCACCGGGCGGTCTTCCGGGGAACACGTTTTCCCACGCTGACGGGCAGTCGCCTGCGGTTTGCTGAGAACTATATGCTGCAGGACGGTATGGTCAAAATCCGCTTTGCCTCGGGAGCGGAAGTGATTCTCCAGGCCCCCGCACTGTTCCAGGTGGCGCAGGAAGAGGAACTGGTGGTGAACCTCGGCAAATGCTCGGTCTATGCACCCGAGGGGGCGGAAGGTTTTAAGGTCAGCACGCCGACCAGCAATGTGGTTGACCTGGGGACGCGTTTTTCTGTGACAGTTGCTGAAGACGGTGCCTCGAATGTAGCCGTCGTGGATGGTGAGGCGGAAGTCTCTTCACTGAGCGATCCCCGCAAAAAGCGTCTGCTTAAAGGGGAGACCGCTTATGTGGGTACCGACCTGAATGTAATGGACGGAGACCGTGAGCAGTCGACTCAAGACTATATCGACGCCATTCCCGACCACCTGATTGCTTATGAGGCGGTTCCCGACGAACAGGGGCGGGCAAAGTCGCTGGCGTCTGTCTCCGTGCAGCGGGCGGGAGTGCAGCGGATTTATCAGGCCGACGATTTCATTCTGCCGGTCGTGAATCATTATCGGCCCGGCTCCCATGCGTTCGGGGTCGTTCCCGCCGAGGCGCCCGCTGAGGAATTCAACCGCTTCGGCCCGATGAATCTGTTGTTTGCTTCAGGTTTCATCAACCCGGGCGGAGAGAAAGAAGTGCACCAGGGCGAATTTCAACTGGGACGCAACGGCACCCCCGGTATGAACCTGGTTTTCAAGCAACCGGTGGTGAATGGACCTGGACCCGACTTGATCATTTTCGATGCCCAGTCGATCGCCCACTCGCTGGAGGGGGACGTGTTTCATTTGTACCCGCAGACTGATCACCCGACTGCCCGGCCGATGACGGTGCGGAAATATGACATCGACGGTCATTCCGAGCAGGCACAGATCATGACCGGCTGCCGTTTGACCCAGTTGAGTTCTGATTTCGCCGACGATGGAACGCCGCTGCCGATCGTGGCACGCTCGCAACTGGTGCATCAGGTTCCCTCGCGGTTGTTTACCGTCGGGATTGATCTGGATGACATGCAGATTCCGCCGGGCGGATCGATTACCGGACTGTTCCTGCAGGATGCCCAGGACGACGCCGACCGGATTGACCCGGTGGTTATTGTCGGACTTCCGCCCGTTAAATAA
- a CDS encoding sigma-70 family RNA polymerase sigma factor, giving the protein MEQKKQELQFTTLLTAHRRQLYAFIYSLLTDHTDAEDVYQRCSMILWDKFDQYDAECDFLPWAMGIAFYEVKNFLRVSSRDRHHFSEQLLNQLFERMQGSSAPNMQLSSLEKCLKSLRQKDLWLVQQVYWERRKCASVAEEMGMKINALYDRVGRIRGQLRDCVQRRVSEVEHA; this is encoded by the coding sequence ATGGAACAGAAAAAACAGGAACTGCAGTTCACAACATTGCTGACGGCCCATCGTCGTCAATTGTATGCGTTTATCTACTCGCTGCTGACGGATCATACGGATGCGGAAGATGTCTACCAACGCTGCAGCATGATCCTGTGGGACAAGTTCGATCAATATGACGCGGAATGCGATTTTCTGCCCTGGGCCATGGGCATCGCCTTTTATGAAGTGAAAAACTTCCTGCGCGTCTCTTCCCGTGATCGGCACCATTTCTCCGAACAGTTGCTCAACCAGCTCTTTGAGCGGATGCAGGGCAGCAGTGCTCCCAATATGCAACTCTCATCGCTGGAGAAATGTTTGAAGTCCCTGCGTCAGAAGGATCTGTGGCTGGTGCAGCAGGTTTACTGGGAACGGCGAAAATGTGCGTCCGTGGCGGAGGAGATGGGAATGAAAATCAACGCCCTCTATGACCGGGTGGGCCGCATCCGCGGTCAGTTGAGAGACTGTGTGCAGCGACGTGTGTCGGAGGTGGAACATGCCTGA